One segment of Candidatus Aegiribacteria sp. DNA contains the following:
- a CDS encoding penicillin-binding protein activator LpoB, whose translation MKLLLNSLVLVVIVLLAGCGGREVTRTDPDMVTDLSGYWNETDARMVADSIVEQCLDGRWLTAFGTGDRTRGERAPQPVVVVGSIFNESSEHINTNLFMNEIERALLESGEVQIAAGGASRGEVRSERSDQQIFSSPETAAEYGREIGADYVMTGNIGSIVDEENNTRSIYYQVSIELIDVETALKAWMGSLEIKKMIEW comes from the coding sequence ATGAAACTTTTATTGAATAGTCTTGTACTGGTTGTAATTGTTCTTTTAGCTGGTTGTGGGGGCCGTGAGGTAACCAGAACAGATCCGGACATGGTAACAGACCTTAGCGGCTACTGGAACGAAACCGATGCTCGCATGGTTGCCGATTCGATTGTTGAACAGTGTCTGGATGGTCGCTGGCTCACTGCTTTTGGAACTGGAGATCGAACCAGAGGAGAACGCGCTCCTCAGCCGGTTGTAGTTGTTGGATCGATTTTCAATGAGAGTTCCGAGCACATTAACACAAATCTGTTCATGAACGAAATTGAAAGGGCTTTGCTTGAATCCGGAGAAGTGCAGATTGCTGCCGGTGGAGCGAGCAGGGGTGAGGTCAGATCCGAAAGATCGGATCAGCAGATTTTCTCCTCTCCTGAAACAGCAGCAGAGTATGGACGTGAAATTGGCGCAGATTATGTGATGACCGGGAATATCGGTTCAATTGTTGATGAAGAAAATAATACCAGAAGTATTTACTATCAGGTCAGCATTGAACTGATTGATGTAGAAACCGCACTGAAAGCCTGGATGGGCAGCCTTGAGATAAAGAAAATGATTGAGTGGTAG